In one window of Anser cygnoides isolate HZ-2024a breed goose chromosome 3, Taihu_goose_T2T_genome, whole genome shotgun sequence DNA:
- the ABCC10 gene encoding ATP-binding cassette sub-family C member 10 isoform X1, whose protein sequence is MENILTGLCGTGPEDPLPLWVRGSVGHCFNQLTLNAIPHAILAAVSACFLGTPRSGSGVPRRPGWRCRIAASFTLTGLFLADIIPATISQQELGPVYLEVLASGIAALTWLTHGVALLMLCRSIHGSTRGPAALALLTLLPLPSLIITLVWYCQRGTAWSPAHPAVSSRFTILCLQLASLLVYVISYLLPTTERHEFLSINSSWQQDQLISEPGTSLSGQQRVAEDGESWLSCFFYAWMNPLMERGYQWKLNQPQDVYLLPRQLQAARVCDRFYACWQKKAALHQVEEETVSLTSPIIAAGDGSSDVRDSLHRAQEPVRLFSVLHAVFGLRFYLLGLLKLAGSLLSFSGPLLLNLLVNFMESRQEPLSHGVLYALGLFAGSFVGALLRNQFSYEVNKMTLMVRAAVISAIYRKALRVGSTRLSRFTVGEIVNFMSTDASRLVNFCLSFHEVWSLPFQFAITLYLLYQQVGVAFLGGLALALLLVPINKVIANRIMMSNKEMLQHKDARVKLMTEFLRGIRVIKFYAWEKHFSTRINACRAKELQKLRAIKYLDAVCVYLWAALPVVVSIVIFITYVLLGHQLTATKVFTALALVGMLILPLNSFPWVLNGTLEAKVSLDRIQRFLELEDQDLEAYYALGSPSGTASAIEMRGADFSWAPVKEDSTSQPLSTGTLQLHIENLSVRKGMLLGVVGKVGSGKSSLLAAITGELIKQGGQVYVCDLEQGFGLATQEPWIQFATVRENILFGRDYDARLYEEVVEACALSEDLNILPAGDQTEVGENGVTLSGGQKARIALARAVYQEKELYLLDDPLAAVDADVANHLMRKCILGVLQHKTRILCTHRTEFLEKADALLLMDNGRIVKTGTPADILPLVEAIPKFKDVDKRQKDKAPDEQSQEEDIETEAEESSQDNHLLHKEEEKKEGAVAFQVYKAYWLAVGSCLALSILFSLLLMQASRNVSDWWLSHWISSISKTANTSVMVCSASLPSAELLLFSAVGLVSPVQALDTAPVPSNSSADVNFYLMVYGSIAGANSLFTIFRAFLFAYGTIRAAIVIHNRLLQRVIKATVTFFDTTPTGRILNRFSSDLYCVDDTLPFILNIFLANMYGLLGMLVIITYGLPWIGLVLLPLAALYFSIQRYYRRTSRELKRLYSLTLSPIYTHFSETLSGLSSIRAMRAAERFELENQLHLEQNQRCLFASNTAMQWLDIRLQMIGVAVVTAIAGIAIIQHQKDLGNPGLVGLALSYALSVTNLLSGLISSFTTTETMMVSVERTEEYTTDIPVEPQDKVVQVAADWPSRGLVEFQHVVLAYRAGLPNALDGVSFTVYPGEKVGIVGRTGSGKSTLFLALFRMLELKAGRILLDGVDSRLVGLEELRSRLAIIPQDPFLFSGSIRENLDPQGKRTDAELHEVLEQCHLRDAVTQMGGLDSELGERGKSLSVGQRQLVCLARALLTQAKVLCIDEATASVDQRTDQLLQQTIRQRFADKTVLTIAHRLNTVLDSDRVLVMQAGRAAELDSPSSLSQKEGSLFQRLLRSGQQ, encoded by the exons ATGGAGAACATCCTGACAGGCTTGTGTGGCACCGGCCCGGAAGATCCGCTCCCGCTGTGGGTCCGTGGCAGCGTTGGGCATTGCTTTAATCAGCTGACGTTAAATGCGATTCCTCATGCGATCCTTGCAGCGGTCAGTGCCTGCTTCCTTGGCACTCCCAG ATCTGGCTCTGGGGTGCCTCGCCGGCCAGGCTGGAGATGCAGAATTGCTGCTTCTTTTACACTCACTGGCCTGTTCCTCGCTGATATAATCCCAGCCACAATTtctcagcaggagctgggcccTGTCTACCTGGAAGTGCTGGCCAGTGGCATCGCCGCACTGACGTGGCTCACTCACGGCGTCGCTCTGCTCATGCTCTGCAGGTCCATTCATGGCTCTACCAGgggccctgcagccctggctctcCTCACTCTCTTACCCCTACCTTCTCTCATCATCACGCTGGTCTGGTACTGCCAAAGGGGGACAGCTTGGTCCCCTGCCCACCCTGCTGTCTCCTCCAGGTTCACCATTCTCTGTCTGCAGCTGGCATCTCTGCTAGTGTATGTGATTAGCTACCTCTTACCCACCACGGAAAGGCACGAATTCCTCTCCATCAATAGCTCCTGGCAGCAAGACCAGCTCATCTCAGAGCCAGGCACCTCCCTGTCGGGTCAGCAGCGAGTGGCAGAAGATGGGGAGAGCTGGCTCTCATGCTTCTTTTATGCTTGGATGAACCCTCTTATGGAACGTGGCTATCAGTGGAAGCTGAACCAGCCGCAGGATGTCTATCTACTTCCTCGCCAGCTCCAGGCTGCCAGGGTTTGTGATCGGTTCTATGCCTGCTGGCAGAagaaggcagctctgcaccaaGTAGAGGAGGAGACAGTGTCTCTTACTAGCCCAATCATTGCTGCAGGCGACGGGAGTAGCGATGTCCGGGACAGCTTGCACCGTGCCCAGGAGCCTGTGAGACTCTTCTCAGTGCTTCATGCGGTCTTTGGGCTTCGTTTCTACTTGCTGGGACTTCTCAAGCTGGCCGGCAGCCTGCTCAGTTTCTCGGGCCCTCTGCTCCTGAACCTGCTGGTGAACTTCATGGAGTCGCGGCAGGAGCCCCTGAGCCATGGGGTGCTCTATGCGCTGGGGCTCTTTGCTGGCTCCTTCGTGGGTGCTCTCCTGCGCAACCAGTTCAGCTACGAGGTGAACAAGATGACGCTGATGGTCCGGGCTGCCGTCATCTCTGCCATCTACCGCAAGGCCCTGCGTGTTGGCAGCACCAGACTTTCCCGCTTCACCGTGGGTGAAATCGTCAACTTCATGAGCACGGACGCCAGTAGGTTGGTCAACTTCTGCCTCAGCTTCCATGAGGTGTGGAGCCTGCCCTTCCAGTTTGCCATTACTCTTTACCTGCTCTACCAGCAAGTAGGCGTAGCCTTTCTGGGAGGCCTGGCCTTGGCACTGCTGCTTGTGCCCATCAACAAGGTCATAGCCAACCGCATCATGATGAGCAacaaggagatgctgcagcacaAGGACGCACGGGTCAAG CTAATGACCGAGTTCCTAAGAGGCATTCGTGTGATCAAGTTTTATGCGTGGGAGAAGCACTTCAGCACCAGGATAAATGCCTGCCGGGCTAAAGAGCTGCAGAAGTTGCGAGCCATCAAGTACTTGGATGCCGTGTGCGTGTACCTGTGGGCAGCGCTGCCTGTTGTTGTCTCCATTGTCATCTTCATCACCTATGTTCTGTTGGGTCACCAGCTCACTGCCACAAAG GTCTTCACAGCGTTGGCCCTTGTAGGGATGCTCATTCTCCCCCTCAACAGCTTCCCATGGGTGTTGAATGGGACCTTGGAAGCCAAAGTTTCCCTGGATCGAATCCAGCGTTTCCTTGAACTTGAGGACCAGGACCTGGAAGCTTATTACGCCCTAG GTAGCCCTTCAGGTACAGCTTCTGCCATAGAGATGCGAGGTGCAGATTTTTCATGGGCACCAGTCAAAGAAGACAGCACCAGCCAGCCCTTATCCACAGGCACTCTGCAATTGCACATCGAGAACCTCTCAGTGAGAAAG GGGATGCTCTTGGGAGTTGTTGGCAAGGTCGGCTCTGGCAAGAGTTCTTTGCTTGCAGCCATCACTGGAGAGCTCATTAA ACAAGGTGGACAAGTGTACGTTTGTGACCTGGAGCAAGGATTTGGTCTGGCCACACAGGAGCCTTGGATCCAGTTTGCCACTGTCCGCGAGAACATCCTGTTTGGGCGGGACTATGATGCCAGGCTGTatgaggaggtggtggaggccTGTGCCCTCTCTGAGGACCTGAAC ATTTTACCAGCAGGTGACCAGACAGAGGTGGGCGAAAATGGCGTGACACTCAGTGGGGGACAGAAGGCTCGGATAGCCCTTGCCAGAGCTGTTTACCAG GAGAAAGAGCTTTACCTCCTTGATGATCCCCTGGCTGCTGTTGATGCAGATGTCGCCAATCATCTTATGCGGAAATGCATTCTTGGAGTTCTCCAACACAAAACCAGGATCCTTTGCACCCACAGGACTGAGTTTTTGGAGAAGGCTGATGCCTTGTTGTTGATGGACAATGGCAGGATAGTCAAGACAG GCACACCAGCTGATATCCTGCCACTTGTGGAAGCTATCCCCAAATTCAAAGATGTGGACAAGAGGCAGAAGGACAAAG CCCCTGATGAGCAAAGCCAAGAAGAGGACATAGAGACAGAGGCAGAAGAATCATCCCAGGACAATCATCTTCTCcacaaggaggaggagaagaaagaaggggcAGTGGCTTTTCAGGTCTACAAGGCGTATTGGTTGGCAGTGGGCAGCTGCTTGGCATTATCCATCCTCTTCTCACTGCTCCTGATGCAAG CATCCAGAAATGTCTCAGATTGGTGGCTCTCACATTGGATCTCCAGCATATCCAAGACAGCAAATACCTCTGTGATGGTCTGCTCAGCGTCCCTGccatctgcagagctgcttctcttCTCCGCTGTTGGGCTCGT CTCCCCTGTTCAAGCTCTGGACACAGCCCCAGTCCCTTCCAACAGTTCAGCAGATGTGAATTTCTACCTGATGGTTTACGGGAGCATTGCAGGAGCCAACTCCCTCTTCACCATTTTTCGGGCCTTCCTCTTTGCTTATGGCACCATCCGTGCTGCCATTGTCATCCACAACCGACTGCTCCAGAGGGTTATAAAG GCCACGGTCACCTTCTTTGACACCACGCCAACAGGCCGCATCCTGAACCGCTTCTCCTCAGACCTGTACTGCGTGGATGACACCTTGCCATTTATCCTCAACATCTTCCTGGCCAACATGTACGGGCTCCTGGGCATGCTGGTGATAATCACCTATGGCCTGCCTTGGATTGGCCTGGTCTTACTCCCCCTGGCTGCCCTCTACTTCTCTATCCAGCGCTATTATCGGCGCACGTCGCGGGAGCTCAAGCGCCTTTACAGTCTCACCCTGTCTCCCATTTACACTCACTTCTCAGAGACCCTCTCGGGACTGAGCAGCATCAGAGCCATGCGGGCAGCAGAGAG GTTTGAGTTGGAGAATCAGCTGCACCTGGAGCAGAACCAGCGCTGCCTCTTTGCCAGCAACACAGCAATGCAGTGGCTGGACATCCGCCTGCAGATGATCGGGGTCGCTGTGGTTACTGCTATTGCAGGAATTGCCATCATCCAGCACCAGAAGGATCTGGGAAATCCAG GACTTGTGGGCCTGGCGCTCTCGTATGCGCTGTCTGTCACAAACCTTCTCTCAGGCCTCATTTCCAGCTTCACTACGACAGAAACCATGATGGTGAGTGTGGAGCGGACAGAGGAATACACTACAGACATCCCTGTGGAGCCCCAGGATAAAGTGGTCCAG GTAGCTGCTGACTGGCCAAGCAGGGGGCTTGTGGAGTTCCAGCACGTGGTCCTGGCCTACCGAGCAGGCCTGCCCAATGCACTCGACGGAGTGAGCTTCACCGTGTACCCCGGAGAGAAGGTGGGGATTGTGGGTCGCACAGGATCTGGAAAATCCACTCTTTTCTTGGCACTTTTCCGTATGCTGGAGCTGAAAGCAGGCCGGATTCTCCTGGATGGTGTTGACAGCCGGCTGGTGggcttggaggagctgag ATCTAGGCTGGCCATCATCCCCCAGGATCCATTTTTGTTCAGTGGTTCAATCCGGGAGAACCTGGACCCTCAGGGAAAAAGGACGGACGCTGAGCTTCACGAGGTGCTAGAGCAGTGCCATCTGCGGGACGCAGTTACCCAGATGG GTGGATTGGACAGcgagctgggagagagaggaaagagtcTGTCAGTGGGACAGAGGCAGCTGGTGTGTCTGGCAAGAGCCCTCCTGACGCAGGCCAAG GTGTTGTGCATTGATGAGGCCACCGCCAGCGTGGATCAGAGGACggaccagctgctgcagcaaaccATCCGCCAGCGCTTCGCTGACAAAACCGTTCTGACGATTGCTCACAG GCTCAACACCGTCTTGGACTCGGACCGCGTGCTGGTGATGCAGGCCGGGAGAGCGGCAGAGCTGGACTCGCCCAGCAGCCTGAGCCAGAAGGAGGGCTCCTTGTTCCAGCGCCTCCTGCGCAGCGGGCAGCAGTGA
- the ABCC10 gene encoding ATP-binding cassette sub-family C member 10 isoform X4: MENILTGLCGTGPEDPLPLWVRGSVGHCFNQLTLNAIPHAILAAVSACFLGTPRSGSGVPRRPGWRCRIAASFTLTGLFLADIIPATISQQELGPVYLEVLASGIAALTWLTHGVALLMLCRSIHGSTRGPAALALLTLLPLPSLIITLVWYCQRGTAWSPAHPAVSSRFTILCLQLASLLVYVISYLLPTTERHEFLSINSSWQQDQLISEPGTSLSGQQRVAEDGESWLSCFFYAWMNPLMERGYQWKLNQPQDVYLLPRQLQAARVCDRFYACWQKKAALHQVEEETVSLTSPIIAAGDGSSDVRDSLHRAQEPVRLFSVLHAVFGLRFYLLGLLKLAGSLLSFSGPLLLNLLVNFMESRQEPLSHGVLYALGLFAGSFVGALLRNQFSYEVNKMTLMVRAAVISAIYRKALRVGSTRLSRFTVGEIVNFMSTDASRLVNFCLSFHEVWSLPFQFAITLYLLYQQVGVAFLGGLALALLLVPINKVIANRIMMSNKEMLQHKDARVKLMTEFLRGIRVIKFYAWEKHFSTRINACRAKELQKLRAIKYLDAVCVYLWAALPVVVSIVIFITYVLLGHQLTATKVFTALALVGMLILPLNSFPWVLNGTLEAKVSLDRIQRFLELEDQDLEAYYALGSPSGTASAIEMRGADFSWAPVKEDSTSQPLSTGTLQLHIENLSVRKGMLLGVVGKVGSGKSSLLAAITGELIKQGGQVYVCDLEQGFGLATQEPWIQFATVRENILFGRDYDARLYEEVVEACALSEDLNILPAGDQTEVGENGVTLSGGQKARIALARAVYQEKELYLLDDPLAAVDADVANHLMRKCILGVLQHKTRILCTHRTEFLEKADALLLMDNGRIVKTGTPADILPLVEAIPKFKDVDKRQKDKAPDEQSQEEDIETEAEESSQDNHLLHKEEEKKEGAVAFQVYKAYWLAVGSCLALSILFSLLLMQASRNVSDWWLSHWISSISKTANTSVMVCSASLPSAELLLFSAVGLVSPVQALDTAPVPSNSSADVNFYLMVYGSIAGANSLFTIFRAFLFAYGTIRAAIVIHNRLLQRVIKATVTFFDTTPTGRILNRFSSDLYCVDDTLPFILNIFLANMYGLLGMLVIITYGLPWIGLVLLPLAALYFSIQRYYRRTSRELKRLYSLTLSPIYTHFSETLSGLSSIRAMRAAERFELENQLHLEQNQRCLFASNTAMQWLDIRLQMIGVAVVTAIAGIAIIQHQKDLGNPGLISSFTTTETMMVSVERTEEYTTDIPVEPQDKVVQVAADWPSRGLVEFQHVVLAYRAGLPNALDGVSFTVYPGEKVGIVGRTGSGKSTLFLALFRMLELKAGRILLDGVDSRLVGLEELRSRLAIIPQDPFLFSGSIRENLDPQGKRTDAELHEVLEQCHLRDAVTQMGGLDSELGERGKSLSVGQRQLVCLARALLTQAKVLCIDEATASVDQRTDQLLQQTIRQRFADKTVLTIAHRLNTVLDSDRVLVMQAGRAAELDSPSSLSQKEGSLFQRLLRSGQQ; the protein is encoded by the exons ATGGAGAACATCCTGACAGGCTTGTGTGGCACCGGCCCGGAAGATCCGCTCCCGCTGTGGGTCCGTGGCAGCGTTGGGCATTGCTTTAATCAGCTGACGTTAAATGCGATTCCTCATGCGATCCTTGCAGCGGTCAGTGCCTGCTTCCTTGGCACTCCCAG ATCTGGCTCTGGGGTGCCTCGCCGGCCAGGCTGGAGATGCAGAATTGCTGCTTCTTTTACACTCACTGGCCTGTTCCTCGCTGATATAATCCCAGCCACAATTtctcagcaggagctgggcccTGTCTACCTGGAAGTGCTGGCCAGTGGCATCGCCGCACTGACGTGGCTCACTCACGGCGTCGCTCTGCTCATGCTCTGCAGGTCCATTCATGGCTCTACCAGgggccctgcagccctggctctcCTCACTCTCTTACCCCTACCTTCTCTCATCATCACGCTGGTCTGGTACTGCCAAAGGGGGACAGCTTGGTCCCCTGCCCACCCTGCTGTCTCCTCCAGGTTCACCATTCTCTGTCTGCAGCTGGCATCTCTGCTAGTGTATGTGATTAGCTACCTCTTACCCACCACGGAAAGGCACGAATTCCTCTCCATCAATAGCTCCTGGCAGCAAGACCAGCTCATCTCAGAGCCAGGCACCTCCCTGTCGGGTCAGCAGCGAGTGGCAGAAGATGGGGAGAGCTGGCTCTCATGCTTCTTTTATGCTTGGATGAACCCTCTTATGGAACGTGGCTATCAGTGGAAGCTGAACCAGCCGCAGGATGTCTATCTACTTCCTCGCCAGCTCCAGGCTGCCAGGGTTTGTGATCGGTTCTATGCCTGCTGGCAGAagaaggcagctctgcaccaaGTAGAGGAGGAGACAGTGTCTCTTACTAGCCCAATCATTGCTGCAGGCGACGGGAGTAGCGATGTCCGGGACAGCTTGCACCGTGCCCAGGAGCCTGTGAGACTCTTCTCAGTGCTTCATGCGGTCTTTGGGCTTCGTTTCTACTTGCTGGGACTTCTCAAGCTGGCCGGCAGCCTGCTCAGTTTCTCGGGCCCTCTGCTCCTGAACCTGCTGGTGAACTTCATGGAGTCGCGGCAGGAGCCCCTGAGCCATGGGGTGCTCTATGCGCTGGGGCTCTTTGCTGGCTCCTTCGTGGGTGCTCTCCTGCGCAACCAGTTCAGCTACGAGGTGAACAAGATGACGCTGATGGTCCGGGCTGCCGTCATCTCTGCCATCTACCGCAAGGCCCTGCGTGTTGGCAGCACCAGACTTTCCCGCTTCACCGTGGGTGAAATCGTCAACTTCATGAGCACGGACGCCAGTAGGTTGGTCAACTTCTGCCTCAGCTTCCATGAGGTGTGGAGCCTGCCCTTCCAGTTTGCCATTACTCTTTACCTGCTCTACCAGCAAGTAGGCGTAGCCTTTCTGGGAGGCCTGGCCTTGGCACTGCTGCTTGTGCCCATCAACAAGGTCATAGCCAACCGCATCATGATGAGCAacaaggagatgctgcagcacaAGGACGCACGGGTCAAG CTAATGACCGAGTTCCTAAGAGGCATTCGTGTGATCAAGTTTTATGCGTGGGAGAAGCACTTCAGCACCAGGATAAATGCCTGCCGGGCTAAAGAGCTGCAGAAGTTGCGAGCCATCAAGTACTTGGATGCCGTGTGCGTGTACCTGTGGGCAGCGCTGCCTGTTGTTGTCTCCATTGTCATCTTCATCACCTATGTTCTGTTGGGTCACCAGCTCACTGCCACAAAG GTCTTCACAGCGTTGGCCCTTGTAGGGATGCTCATTCTCCCCCTCAACAGCTTCCCATGGGTGTTGAATGGGACCTTGGAAGCCAAAGTTTCCCTGGATCGAATCCAGCGTTTCCTTGAACTTGAGGACCAGGACCTGGAAGCTTATTACGCCCTAG GTAGCCCTTCAGGTACAGCTTCTGCCATAGAGATGCGAGGTGCAGATTTTTCATGGGCACCAGTCAAAGAAGACAGCACCAGCCAGCCCTTATCCACAGGCACTCTGCAATTGCACATCGAGAACCTCTCAGTGAGAAAG GGGATGCTCTTGGGAGTTGTTGGCAAGGTCGGCTCTGGCAAGAGTTCTTTGCTTGCAGCCATCACTGGAGAGCTCATTAA ACAAGGTGGACAAGTGTACGTTTGTGACCTGGAGCAAGGATTTGGTCTGGCCACACAGGAGCCTTGGATCCAGTTTGCCACTGTCCGCGAGAACATCCTGTTTGGGCGGGACTATGATGCCAGGCTGTatgaggaggtggtggaggccTGTGCCCTCTCTGAGGACCTGAAC ATTTTACCAGCAGGTGACCAGACAGAGGTGGGCGAAAATGGCGTGACACTCAGTGGGGGACAGAAGGCTCGGATAGCCCTTGCCAGAGCTGTTTACCAG GAGAAAGAGCTTTACCTCCTTGATGATCCCCTGGCTGCTGTTGATGCAGATGTCGCCAATCATCTTATGCGGAAATGCATTCTTGGAGTTCTCCAACACAAAACCAGGATCCTTTGCACCCACAGGACTGAGTTTTTGGAGAAGGCTGATGCCTTGTTGTTGATGGACAATGGCAGGATAGTCAAGACAG GCACACCAGCTGATATCCTGCCACTTGTGGAAGCTATCCCCAAATTCAAAGATGTGGACAAGAGGCAGAAGGACAAAG CCCCTGATGAGCAAAGCCAAGAAGAGGACATAGAGACAGAGGCAGAAGAATCATCCCAGGACAATCATCTTCTCcacaaggaggaggagaagaaagaaggggcAGTGGCTTTTCAGGTCTACAAGGCGTATTGGTTGGCAGTGGGCAGCTGCTTGGCATTATCCATCCTCTTCTCACTGCTCCTGATGCAAG CATCCAGAAATGTCTCAGATTGGTGGCTCTCACATTGGATCTCCAGCATATCCAAGACAGCAAATACCTCTGTGATGGTCTGCTCAGCGTCCCTGccatctgcagagctgcttctcttCTCCGCTGTTGGGCTCGT CTCCCCTGTTCAAGCTCTGGACACAGCCCCAGTCCCTTCCAACAGTTCAGCAGATGTGAATTTCTACCTGATGGTTTACGGGAGCATTGCAGGAGCCAACTCCCTCTTCACCATTTTTCGGGCCTTCCTCTTTGCTTATGGCACCATCCGTGCTGCCATTGTCATCCACAACCGACTGCTCCAGAGGGTTATAAAG GCCACGGTCACCTTCTTTGACACCACGCCAACAGGCCGCATCCTGAACCGCTTCTCCTCAGACCTGTACTGCGTGGATGACACCTTGCCATTTATCCTCAACATCTTCCTGGCCAACATGTACGGGCTCCTGGGCATGCTGGTGATAATCACCTATGGCCTGCCTTGGATTGGCCTGGTCTTACTCCCCCTGGCTGCCCTCTACTTCTCTATCCAGCGCTATTATCGGCGCACGTCGCGGGAGCTCAAGCGCCTTTACAGTCTCACCCTGTCTCCCATTTACACTCACTTCTCAGAGACCCTCTCGGGACTGAGCAGCATCAGAGCCATGCGGGCAGCAGAGAG GTTTGAGTTGGAGAATCAGCTGCACCTGGAGCAGAACCAGCGCTGCCTCTTTGCCAGCAACACAGCAATGCAGTGGCTGGACATCCGCCTGCAGATGATCGGGGTCGCTGTGGTTACTGCTATTGCAGGAATTGCCATCATCCAGCACCAGAAGGATCTGGGAAATCCAG GCCTCATTTCCAGCTTCACTACGACAGAAACCATGATGGTGAGTGTGGAGCGGACAGAGGAATACACTACAGACATCCCTGTGGAGCCCCAGGATAAAGTGGTCCAG GTAGCTGCTGACTGGCCAAGCAGGGGGCTTGTGGAGTTCCAGCACGTGGTCCTGGCCTACCGAGCAGGCCTGCCCAATGCACTCGACGGAGTGAGCTTCACCGTGTACCCCGGAGAGAAGGTGGGGATTGTGGGTCGCACAGGATCTGGAAAATCCACTCTTTTCTTGGCACTTTTCCGTATGCTGGAGCTGAAAGCAGGCCGGATTCTCCTGGATGGTGTTGACAGCCGGCTGGTGggcttggaggagctgag ATCTAGGCTGGCCATCATCCCCCAGGATCCATTTTTGTTCAGTGGTTCAATCCGGGAGAACCTGGACCCTCAGGGAAAAAGGACGGACGCTGAGCTTCACGAGGTGCTAGAGCAGTGCCATCTGCGGGACGCAGTTACCCAGATGG GTGGATTGGACAGcgagctgggagagagaggaaagagtcTGTCAGTGGGACAGAGGCAGCTGGTGTGTCTGGCAAGAGCCCTCCTGACGCAGGCCAAG GTGTTGTGCATTGATGAGGCCACCGCCAGCGTGGATCAGAGGACggaccagctgctgcagcaaaccATCCGCCAGCGCTTCGCTGACAAAACCGTTCTGACGATTGCTCACAG GCTCAACACCGTCTTGGACTCGGACCGCGTGCTGGTGATGCAGGCCGGGAGAGCGGCAGAGCTGGACTCGCCCAGCAGCCTGAGCCAGAAGGAGGGCTCCTTGTTCCAGCGCCTCCTGCGCAGCGGGCAGCAGTGA